A genome region from Populus alba chromosome 3, ASM523922v2, whole genome shotgun sequence includes the following:
- the LOC140954182 gene encoding cuscuta receptor 1-like, which translates to MTVNGTFFNSSTLEELYLDNTSLPINFLQDIGALPALQVLSVGECDLHGTLPAQGWYELKNLKQLYLFGNNLGGSLPDCLGNLSSLQILDVSENQFTGNIASSPLTNLISLKFLSLSNNLFEVPISMKPFMNHSSLKFFSNENNRLVIEPAAYDNLIPKFQLVFFRFSSSPTSEALNVDIPDFLYYQYNLRALDLSHNNITGMFPSWLLKNNTRLKRLYLSENSFVGTLQLPDHPCPNMTQLDISNNNMNGQIPKDICLIFPNLDTLRMAKNGFTGCIPSCLGNISFPGTLDLSNNQLSIVKLEKLTKIWVLKLSNNNLSGQLPTSVFNSSTLKFLYLNGNNFWGQISDIPLYRWNDWIGWNEWNVLDLSNNQFSGMLPRSFVNFSCRGVLDLSKNHFKGPIPRDFFCKLDYLEYLNLSENNLSGYVPSCFNPPQITHIHLSKNRLSGPLKYGFYNSTSLVTMDLRDNSFTSSIPNWIGNLSSLSFLLLRANYFDGELPVQLCFLEQLSILDVSQNQLSGPLPSCLGNLTFKESSQKVVVPQAGFRSDYMVNDYDEKMSPTLMESIQRLEKGFPLNFTEEVIEFTTKNMYYGYKGKVLSYMFGIDLSNNNFVGAIPLEFGNLGEILSLNLSHNNLTGSIPATFSNLKQIESLDLSYNNLNGAIPPQLIEITTLEVFSVEHNNLSGRTPERKNQFGTFDESCYEGNPFLCGPPLQNNCSEEVVPSQLVPDDEQGDDGFIDMEFFYISFGVCYTVVVMTIAAVLYINPYWRRRWLCIIEDCIDTCY; encoded by the exons ATGACTGTCAATG gGACTTTCTTCAATTCGAGCACCCTTGAAGAATTGTATCTAGATAATACTTCTCTCCCAATAAACTTTCTTCAGGACATTGGAGCATTGCCTGCTCTTCAAGTATTGTCTGTTGGTGAATGTGACCTCCATGGCACCCTTCCCGCTCAAG GTTGGTATGAATTGAAGAATCTGAAGCAGTTATATCTCTTTGGAAATAATTTAGGGGGTTCACTCCCAGATTGTTTGGGGAACTTGTCATCTTTACAAATATTAGATGTTTCTGAAAACCAATTTACTGGAAATATTGCCTCTAGTCCTCTTACTAACCTCATATCCCTTAAATTCCTCTCACTATCAAATAACCTCTTTGAAGTTCCCATTTCAATGAAGCCTTTTATGAACCACTCAAGCCTCAAGTTCTTCTCCAATGAGAACAACAGACTAGTAATAGAACCTGCTGCCTATGATAATTTGATTCCAAAGTTCCAATTAGTCTTTTTCCGCTTCTCAAGTAGTCCAACATCGGAAGCACTCAATGTAGATATTCCCGACTTCCTCTATTACCAATACAACTTAAGAGCCCTTGATCTCTCCCACAACAACATCACCGGAATGTTTCCATCGTGGTTGCTTAAGAACAATACACGATTGAAGCGACTATATCTGAGCGAGAACTCCTTTGTTGGTACTTTGCAATTGCCAGATCACCCATGTccaaatatgacccaattaGATATATCCAACAACAACATGAACGGTCAAATTCCAAAAGATATTTGTTTGATCTTTCCAAATCTAGACACCTTAAGGATGGCCAAGAATGGATTCACAGGTTGCATTCCTTCATGTTTAGGAAATATTAGTTTTCCGGGAACTTTAGATTTATCCAACAATCAATTGTCTAtagtaaaactagaaaaactaacaaaaatatgGGTTCTCAAGCTGTCAAACAACAATTTGAGTGGGCAATTACCGACCTCAGTGTTCAATTCTTCTACCTTAAAATTTCTCTACCTAAATGGTAACAACTTTTGGGGTCAGATATCAGATATTCCATTATATAGGTGGAATGACTGGATTGGGTGGAATGAATGGAATGTATTGGATTTGAGTAACAATCAATTTTCAGGCATGCTTCCGAGGAGCTTTGTTAATTTTTCATGCCGTGGAGTACTTGATCTGTCCAAAAACCATTTTAAGGGTCCGATCCCAAGAGACTTTTTTTGTAAGCTTGACTACCTTGAATATTTGAACCTTTCTGAGAACAACTTGTCTGGATATGTGCCATCTTGTTTCAATCCACCACAAATAACCCATATTCATCTATCCAAAAATAGATTGAGCGGTCCATTAAAATATGGATTTTATAACAGCACTTCCCTGGTTACGATGGATCTTCGAGATAACAGCTTCACCAGCTCCATTCCAAATTGGATTGGCAATCTCTCATCAttgagttttcttcttctgagGGCTAATTACTTTGATGGTGAGCTCCCTGTTCAGTTATGCTTCTTAGAACAGTTAAGCATTTTGGATGTTTCACAGAACCAGCTCTCTGGTCCACTACCCTCTTGTTTAGGCAATCTCACTTTCAAGGAAAGTTCCCAGAAAGTAGTGGTTCCCCAAGCTGGTTTTCGATCAGATTACATGGTAAATGATTATGATGAAAAAATGAGTCCAACACTAATGGAAAGCATTCAAAGGTTGGAAAAGGGTTTTCCACTGAACTTTACAGAAGAAGTGATAGAATTTACaactaaaaatatgtattatggTTACAAGGGGAAAGTTCTCAGCTACATGTTTGGTATTGATCTCTCTAATAACAACTTCGTAGGAGCAATCCCACTAGAATTTGGAAACTTAGGTGAGATACTGTCATTAAACTTGTCACACAACAATCTCACTGGATCTATCCCTGCAACATTCTCAAACCTAAAGCAGATTGAGAGTTTGGATCTTTCTTACAACAACTTGAATGGTGCCATCCCTCCACAACTTATTGAAATTACCACACTGGAAGTTTTTAGTGTGGAGCATAATAACTTGTCAGGTAGGACACCAGAGAGAAAAAATCAGTTTGGGACCTTCGATGAAAGCTGTTACGAAGGAAATCCTTTCTTGTGTGGACCTCCATTGCAAAACAATTGTAGTGAGGAAGTAGTGCCATCACAGCTAGTGCCTGATGATGAACAAGGAGATGATGGTTTCATAGACATGGAGTTTTTCTACATCAGTTTTGGTGTATGTTACACAGTTGTGGTGATGACGATTGCAGCAGTTCTCTACATCAATCCATATTGGCGACGCAGGTGGTTGTGCATCATCGAAGACTGCATCGATACATGCTACTAG